A DNA window from Anastrepha obliqua isolate idAnaObli1 chromosome 5, idAnaObli1_1.0, whole genome shotgun sequence contains the following coding sequences:
- the LOC129247301 gene encoding developmental protein eyes absent, translated as MVTLMPYSYSAPRCGLIEKMIEPKVKRPKTEHTDTNERNRLCSQTTTQSPLQQQQQQQQSHQPQHHTSQLHPHSLPHTQSPLGAAAAGTSAASGQCSPLTLPPQSQPLQPTITSLASLSSHYNAAPNLNSSCSLSTGLGAYPSLSAAAAASFTQSPGSSFSTYQHPHATADGTPSGVDATTSLSNTSVAGAGRHSHAELGVGVGGTVSAGMSHWLPTESHLASVKSENRSPGLNNSGGGGGGVASNVNTNSSGIETQSTLGGNSAAQLDGNSGMAGNGGTPGNSSVYSCSSVGGLSGLESTVAGIGTNSSSSAAMAAVNSSAAAAAAAAAYDTSKHDYYNYYNSMQQYTPPFYSTYGTPYTTAATRAAPKIEPGSPYLTSSYATAASNNNSSQLYPTAYGYNNFAQFGTAAAAAAQQDYSGYYNDQYGNYYNPASYSPYAAVSSPSSSAASHGFHVGASNLSESPTDTHSTTPILHATHSPHSPLPISPNANAAALSTNVAAAATATHAKSTPTSKSGRSRGRRHQQPSPTRSTTSDTPNSDAAKPPERVFIWDLDETIIIFHTLLSGSFANRYTKDQSTLLTIAFRMEEMVFNMADTHFFFNEIEECDQVHIDDVSSDDNGQDLSNYNFATDGFHSGAPPGAPPNLCLPTGVRGGVDWMRKLAFRYRKIKEIYNTYRGNVGGLLGPEKRDAWLQIRSDIEMATDNWASLATKCLNMIAQRENCVNVLVTQTQLAPALAKVLLFGLGSIFSIENIYSAHKIGHDTCFERIMTRFGRKGTYVVIGDGTEEENAAKTYNFPFWRISSHSDIRALYTALDMGFL; from the exons CCTCTGCTCTCAAACCACCACTCAATCGCCtctacagcagcagcaacaacaacagcagtcgCATCAGCCTCAACACCACACTTCACAACTTCATCCTCACTCCCTGCCTCATACACAATCGCCTCTGGGCGCAGCTGCCGCGGGCACATCGGCAGCGTCCGGACAATGCAGCCCGCTAACGCTGCCGCCACAGTCGCAACCACTGCAGCCAACAATCACTTCGCTGGCGTCACTTAGCAGTCATTACAATGCGGCACCCAACCTGAATTCCAGCTGTAGTCTATCGACTGGGCTAGGCGCCTACCCCTCGTTAAGCGCCGCCGCCGCTGCGTCGTTCACCCAGTCACCCGGCAGCAGTTTTTCCACATATCAGCATCCACATGCGACGGCTGACGGCACGCCCAGCGGCGTCGATGCCACAACGAGTCTAAGTAACACGAGCGTGGCGGGCGCGGGACGTCACTCTCATGCGGAGTTAGGTGTTGGCGTGGGTGGCACCGTTAGCGCGGGCATGTCCCATTGGCTGCCAACAGAGTCACACTTGGCATCTGTGAAGTCGGAGAATCGCAGTCCTGGTCTTAATAACAGCGGCGGTGGCGGTGGAGGTGTTGCATCTAATGTGAACACCAACAGCAGCGGCATTGAAACGCAATCAACTTTGGGCGGCAACAGCGCTGCACAGCTAGATGGCAATAGTGGCATGGCGGGAAATGGTGGCACACCAGGCAACAGCTCAGTCTATAGCTGCTCCTCCGTCGGCGGCTTGAGCGGTTTGGAAAGCACTGTGGCGGgcattggcacgaactcttcATCCAGCGCAGCTATGGCGGCGGTTAATTCATCAGCTGCAGCAGCTGCTGCAGCGGCAGCTTACGACACCAGCAAACACGATTACTACAACTACTACAACAGCATGCAACAGTATACGCCGCCGTTCTACTCCACCTACGGCACACCTTACACCACAGCGGCTACGCGCGCAGCCCCTAAAATCGAGCCCGGTTCGCCATACTTGACATCGTCATATGCCACTGCAGCAAGCAACAATAATTCCTCGCAGCTCTATCCAACCGCATATGGTTACAACAACTTTGCGCAGTTCggcacagcagcagcagctgcagcGCAGCAGGACTACAGCGGCTACTATAACGATCAGTATGGCAACTATTACAACCCTGCCAGCTACTCACCGTATGCAGCTGTAAGTTCGCCCAGTTCGAGTGCGGCCAGCCACGGCTTTCATGTGGGCGCTTCCAACTTGTCGGAGAGTCCTACAGATACGCACTCGACCACACCGATTTTGCATGCCACACACTCACCACACTCGCCGCTGCCGATCTCACCGAATGCCAATGCTGCGGCGCTTAGCACGAATGTCGCGGCAGCAGCGACGGCAACACATGCCAAAAGCACGCCAACCAGCAAGAGTGGGCGTTCGCGCGGACGACGCCACCAACAGCCCAGTCCAACACGCAGCACCACTTCGgacacaccaaacagtgatgcGGCCAAGCCGCCCGAACGCGTCTTCATTTGGGACCTGGATGAGACGATCATCATTTTTCATACGCTACTTTCCGGTTCCTTCGCCAATCGCTACACCAAAGACCAAAGCACACTGCTGACGATCGCCTTCCGCATGGAGGAGATGGTCTTCAATATGGCCGACACGCATTTTTTCTTCAACGAAATTGAGGAATGTGATCAGGTGCACATTGATGATGTGTCCTCCGATGACAATGGACAGGATTTGAGCAATTATAATTTCGCGACGGACGGTTTCCATTCGGGCGCGCCACCCGGTGCGCCGCCAAATCTTTGCCTGCCAACTGGCGTGCGCGGAGGCGTCGACTGGATGCGCAAGTTGGCGTTTAGATATCGGAAAATCAAAGAGATCTACAATACCTACAGAGGGAA cGTTGGTGGACTGTTGGGTCCCGAGAAGCGTGATGCCTGGCTACAAATACGCTCGGACATTGAGATGGCTACCGATAATTGGGCCTCGCTGGCCACGAAGTGTCTGAATATGATTGCGCAGCGCGAGAACTGTGTAAATGTGTTGGTGACGCAGACACAACTGGCGCCTGCGTTGGCTAAAGTGCTGCTCTTCGGACTCGGCAGCATATTCTCCATTGAGAATATCTACAGCGCGCATAAGATTG GTCACGACACCTGCTTCGAACGGATTATGACGCGTTTTGGACGGAAAGGCACCTACGTTGTTATAGGCGACGGCACAGAGGAGGAGAATGCGGCGAAGACATATAACTTTCCATTTTGGCGCATCTCGTCGCACAGTGATATTCGCGCCCTCTACACGGCGCTCGACATGGGTTTCTTATGA